GAGGGAAACTTGAAATGCCTTCACGTCAACTCCAAGACGGCGGTTATTAGGGGTATCcgcaagaaaaaaatattttataaaagtactgAAGGAGGTCGGAGATGGTAGCGAAGATGCTTGAAAAGCCTTCACGTAAACTCTAAGTCGGCGGTTAAGGTATTcgcaagagaaaaaatattttataaaaacacttttatttgaagaacatgtgaaaaatagaattaaaattaatgcattcaaaaatattgagaattttgaatttatagaaaaaaatgagaaaaaattgtTGAAGGGATTAGtttggtgcacgacattcaatttcagggaCTTAAATGAGTCATTTAATGCAAAGTGAGtgactaatttggtgcatataCAACGATGACATAATGGATAACACGTGGCACAAACGGACACTTGGCCAAATAACATTGTGACACGTGATACAATCATTCACGTCAGCATGCCACGTATCATTGGTCACCACATCATCATATCATTACACATGGTCAAATCAtgaagtgacacgtgtcacttacAGTCCACGTCATCATACAATGTCATCACGTCGTTAATGAAAAATGGATCAGGGACTAATATAGTACACTTTTTTCAATCTCAGGGACGTAATTGGTGCAATTAGAATCTCAGAAACGATTTTAGTGCACGACGCCAGGAACCATTTTGAGATTTAACTAAAGATTCTTCATTGTCTCCTTATCAGGGTTCCAAAAGTAATCATTCGCATacctaataaattgaacatctaacatatcttaattatatataactaaatccaatccaatcaaaataatcatttatataaaaattaaaataattattcgtATACTTATTAAAATGATAATCCTAAATTgactattaaaataaaaaagaaagagataaatatataatttaatataaccataaattagagaaacaaaaaaataataattttgaacaaaagaaaggacatattaatcttaattttttaaaatttaaattttaaaattaaataattaataatttaattttttattttaattttattatatacattatatactaaaattattttctctCCGTACTTTTTGTTAGGATAATTCATTAGGAGAATTATTCAATTCCATGTTTATGATGAGTGTTGCCAACGAAGAAGATACGTAATCAGCTGTCACTCTAATCTTTGACCAACGCTGATTGAGATTTGAGAGCGTGCAGAAACAGAAGCAGCAACAGATATGGACGACACCAAACgcagagaagaagaacaagtgATGAGCAATGAAGATGATTCGAAGGGTTCAATCTGTGGCTACGACTCACTTCACCGGCTTCTCAAGGATAATCTCAAACCCCATCTCTTCCACGTAATACCCTTAccattcctttctttttcccttaGTTAAATCGACCAAATTTGCATTTCTTGTTGGTTCCCTAAATCCATCGTCAATTTGGAAAATTCGATTGATGATTtgtattttcttgcattttaatctTTGTTCATGCTTCTTCGAAATGGATCATACATATACTTGCAGGAAGTGAGCCGTTTGCTTACTGGTCTTAATTGTGGAAAACCACTTGAAACAATTGTTCTCCCTGAATTAGCTTCCACTCTCTCTGCTGAGCATGGTTTTGACCTCCAGGTATGATGTTTCTGCATTCACAGATGAATGGAATGTTGGATTCTTTCATTTATGCAGAATACACAAAATGAGTACATAAGACAATGTTGGATTCTTTCACTTTATCTATCCATTTTTCACCACTGTCGTGTGTACTCACTCCATGGACTATGAACATGGGAATGACTAGTCTTTTGTTTCTTCTCTGGCTGTTGTGAGATGGTTTTAGATTAATGCATTAATTAACTACGGCTTCTTTGTCAGAATAGAAAGTAGAGACTCTGTTGGCTATTTCTGCTGTACTAGTGGTTGCTCTGATGATTTTAAGTTGAATCTTTCAGGCTTTCTGCTTTCAAGCTGACAAAGAACTATTAAGAGAACCTCGTGTAGTGAGGGTTGGTTTGATTCAGAACTCCATTGCCCTTCCAACAACTGCTCATTTTGCAGACCAGAAGAAGGCTATCTTTGATAAACTAAGGCCAATAATTGAAGCTGCTGGTTCTTCAGGAGTCAACATATTATGCTTGCAAGTGAGTTTCATGACTATGAATGTTTACTGTTTGATTTATACTGTGATATGAAGTCTTAAATAGTTTTATATACTTTCATTGCAGGAAGCATGGATGATGCCATTTGCCTTCTGTACACGAGAGAAGAGGTGGTGTGAATTTGCAGAACCTGTTGATGGGGAATCAACAGAATTTTTGCAATGCTTTGCCCTCAAATATAACATGGTTATTATAAGTCCAATCCTTGAGAGGGATATTAACCATGGAGAGGTTATTTGGAACACTGCTGTTGTAATTGGAAATCACGGCAATGTAATAGGAAAGCATAGAAAGGTAACTGTATAAACTTTTATGTTTCTAATTTTATTGCTAATGCATCCGTTGTGGCTATGTCATGAACACGTAACATCTTGGCAGAACCATATACCAAGAGTTGGAGACTTCAATGAAAGCACATACTATATGGAAGGAAATACTGGCCACCCTGTATTTGAAACAGCATTTGGAAAGATTGCCATTAACATATGCTATGGTAGGCACCATCCATTAAACTGGTTAGCCTTTGGCCTAAATGGTGCAGAGATTGTTTTCAACCCTTCTGCTACTGTGGGTGAACTCAGCGAACCAATGTGGCCAATAGAGGTCAGTTGCTCTATAATTAACTAAACTACTCTAAACCTCTCTGGTTCTT
The genomic region above belongs to Arachis duranensis cultivar V14167 chromosome 3, aradu.V14167.gnm2.J7QH, whole genome shotgun sequence and contains:
- the LOC107480479 gene encoding beta-ureidopropionase codes for the protein MDDTKRREEEQVMSNEDDSKGSICGYDSLHRLLKDNLKPHLFHEVSRLLTGLNCGKPLETIVLPELASTLSAEHGFDLQAFCFQADKELLREPRVVRVGLIQNSIALPTTAHFADQKKAIFDKLRPIIEAAGSSGVNILCLQEAWMMPFAFCTREKRWCEFAEPVDGESTEFLQCFALKYNMVIISPILERDINHGEVIWNTAVVIGNHGNVIGKHRKNHIPRVGDFNESTYYMEGNTGHPVFETAFGKIAINICYGRHHPLNWLAFGLNGAEIVFNPSATVGELSEPMWPIEARNAAIANSYFVASINRVGTETFPNAFTSGDGKPAHADFGHFYGSSHVSAPDSSCTPSLSRNRDGLLITDMDLNLCRQVKDRWGFRMTARYDMYADTLAHYVKPDFEPQIISDPLLHKKSL